The stretch of DNA gtcaccgtaaccgatcccctttcactcCTATCTTAATTGAAGAGCCAGCTCAAACTGACGTGCCAGCTCAGTCACTAGATCGAGAAATTGCTAAAACTATGGAGGCTCAGTCactcatttttgaaaaatttaccGACTGACGAGCCAACACGAGTCTCAGCTGATTATCAAACAGAAGCACCAGTTCATGATCCTCCAATTGAAAATCCCGCAGACTTTCATATTCAGCAGATAATTCATCTACTGCTCAGGATCAGTATTCACCTCCTCAGGTTCAAGAAGTCACTGAAACAGCTGTTCCAGTACAGACTATTGCTGAAACGATCGTATCTGACAGGACCTTGGTGGTATTTGATCAAGTTTCAAAGGAACAGGAACCTGGAACGTCTGGACAGTCACCTCCTCATTCATCCACAGATTTTGACttagttcttgaagaaatttagTATCTTCAGACTAACATGAATCAGATGATTACTGCCATCAACAAGACTCAGCATACTCAACTAGCTTACACTCTGAAGCTAGAACAATCTGAAGTATTCAACTAAGAGAAACTGAAGGCAGTTCAAGCTGATGTAACCTCTCTATCTCTTACAGTGGATGAAATTCAAAAGAACAGAGGTTTAGCTAAGAGTCTCATCGCAACTCAAGATTCTATTAGCAAACGAGTTGAAGGTCTGGAGACATTTGTATCAAGAAAAATAGACTTACTGCAAACCACAATGCTTTCTGCTGTCTCCAGCATATCCACTACTGTCAACATCCTATCAACTGATGTTCGAAGATTATCTCTTAAAATAGATACGTTTGACAAAAAGAGGGAAGAGATTAAAGAGATTCTAGAACAACAAAAGAAGTCTTCTAGTTGAAGAGAAGTCAGTTTCGAGTAGCAGTTCTTCTTGTATTTTTGAAGACTATTTTTTTATCAATTCAATTGATCAAATccttatgttatctacaatgagttcaaTTGTTCAGCTATTATttacttagttttgtcaaacactatAAAAGGCGAAATTGTTGAAAATTAAGTTTAGGCGTTTGAAAAATTGCGAACCAACTGATTATGCAAATAACTGAACACAAGAAAACTGAACTACGCAACTGAATGCGTAGCTAACTATCAGCAGTTGTATTCCTTTCCAGCTATCGCCAagcagctgatctctcagctgtacacgtcatcaattGAAAACGACAaacgacaaatagtacaacataatacaactagtagtggaacgccgcattacaGAGATttcagtgtacgattgtcagataatatcgacgtggcaatcaacggatataaatattcaaattttatttaatattaccgttgagaagGAAGCCTACAAATAGGTGAAGAAGGCCGCTGAGAAAACAAGCGAACTTCTATTTTATTcaagcttgttgttactctgTTAAATTCACAACTCGTATTCAGATATcaaaagctcactcttatcagatttatcagtagcaatcaaggctacatttacgagcttgttagcacttTGAATTTTTTGTTAGATTTATTCAATTGTGTTATATTCAGTCACACTGTAAAAGTtattgtgaactaagagtttcagtttggcagtgttaagtccaactgaagtgggtctgtacaacgtatgtattcgatcaaagtcttttagtgaaaatcctatcttcgtgatagaaggggtgacgtaggagttattctattctccgaacatgCAGAAACTTATCGTGTGCCTTTTACTTCagttactttcagttattctatctttcagtcagtttacttccacaattgtttttcagttaaactgattgttatcgactgacgagataccgagtgtcagtttgtcaTTAAATTGAACCCGTTATTCGAAAAGAATTTATTATcagtaagtgtttattcaacccccctcccTTCTAAACACATATCACCtactaaccgatcctttcaccTTTACATATATACGCTCGAAAAATAACTCAACGACGTGAGGGACGAGCACCGAAGGGACGAGGAAGACCTTGGCTGATTTTTTCCTTGCAAAACCGATCGAAACCTGCTGCTGTAATGGAATGGTTGGGCGGCCAAGTGAATGGGGTGAGGAACTAGGGTTTTTGGAGTGAATAAACAGGTATATCCAATAACAGGATAATGAGCCTAGGTTCAAAGTATTAAGAGAAAGGAGCTTGGCCCAAAATCCTATTAAAATACGCCAATTAACAAGtacgtaaaatatttcgtttaaatacgttttcaaaaatattactcGAGCGTTCAAAAAGTCATGTTTTGCTAAAAGTCGACTACCGGTTTAAAATATAGTTCAACGTGTAAAAATATcttaaaaatgataatttttgaaaattaaaaaataaataaaccatatattaaatattaaaaataattatttaatataaaaaatttcctCAACTGTCCCCAGTCTCCGTTCTTCATTCGAGTATCGAATGCTACTAAAAGCCCTATTTATGTAGTCATGTAAACCATGccatataatcataaaaaaatgTTGTGGTCATGTACTTAATGCATTTAGAATCATAAGTCAGacattttaataaaatcatatatttgcATGCAGTCAGGTTACGTCGTTTGAATTTCTGAACCTTACACATATATTTTGATTCATGCATGTTTATTGTATTGTCATCTCATTCTCTTGGAAGGACTCTCGTTAATTTCTTTGTCACTAATTTGTTGATGTACATATTTCCAAGACAGCCGGCTCGATCACAATGGTGCTGAATATTTGACAAAAATCGTTCATGGTCTATCCAGCCTTCATCTTGTTgttatcaaattttttattgGCTACCATCAACTTGTTCTCTTTGGTTTGATCATTCTCTTCACAGAGTTTGTTTAGCTTCTCCTAGATCTCCTTAGTTGTAGAACAAGTTTTAGTTTAACCGAACTTATTTTTATCTAGTGTTTTATAAAGGATATCTTTGGCCATGTTGAACAGGTTGACTTTCTTCTTGTCCTCGACAGTCTGCTCCCTTATCAACGATTTGTGGTGCTCCTTCTGATATAAAAGTATTAGCCTTTGtgatcttcatgggtccgtcggtTATGACATAGTACATGTCGTCATCTTGAGCTAATAGATGTGCTCACATCTGAATTTTTAGTCatcatatttttctttaaaagacaTAGGGATTTTATTAAAAGATGTCATCAGTATACATAAGAAAATCCAGAGATTGGAAAAACTCACTCTTATACCATTTATTAGGATAAAGTGCTTATTGCTAGGCCAAACATTATAGCTGTTAACCAAGGAACAACTTTTATTTCTTTATACTTGTGGCAGTGTAGAGTGGACCTGATTAGGAGCAAATGGGTTGGGCTGTTAGGCCTAGGAATTTGGAGAGGTGCGTGTCTATCTGTTGATGCTGTTTCACTTCCCTTAGAGATCAGTCTTGCCATTTCCATATAGTTGAATATGTCCCCAGCAGAGATAATATTATTCTTTTAAGTCATGTGTCCCTCTTTTATTGGCTTCTTAGCCAATCAGATTAAACGGCTCATCGTCAGCTATTTTACGCATGAGAACTACCCAGAGGGGAACTTACTTCAGTACTATGCTCACTCATGCACTCTTAActcaatatatatacacacacacatatttggAGAGTGGATTGTTAAAATTGGATCTAGAATTGAAGATCTTGGTACAAAATTAAAATCTTGATATCAAATGTTATACAAGTTACATACAACTATATCAATAATTTTATgtgaattaataatttaaaagtgTGGCAACACATTCATTTTCAAATTACACAATAAATCTTGTAAGACGATCTTACATATCAATTTTATGAAACAGGTCTCTAACTCGACTCAATTCATGaaaaactattattttaaattatgttaaaaatattattttttatgacagATATGAATCGAGTAATTCCAATATGCTTATtcttcaaattaaatattttaagaagTGAGGCATcgtgaacatttcataaaattaaataatcgaAAATAATATGTAAATGTTCAAACTTCAAACCCCAATGTCCACGACACTGAAATATTCAATTCTCCATTAGGACAAGGACTTGAGGTTGAGTTGGTCGTTGAAAGCACAGTTTTTTCGGAAAATGTATCAATTATCAAATATAAGTGAAAAGTTTTTTCTTTATATTGGCTGTTATAAGTAATATGTTTTTAGAATAagctaaaacaaaaaatataagaagatttttttttttaataaattgcaAGTGTAGTTTTGTTTCTTCCAAGTTGTCaaattttgtattattttttgtttgtaaattttcttattttatgaaatgtgTCAATCTTAAGGCTTGGCCTTGGTCTAATAGAAGATAACCTCAAAGTGACCATATAATAAATAATCTGATCTCAAATTTAAGAAAATATCTCTTATTTTGAAACCAatgtaatattttcttatttctaattaaaaaaacatattcgaAAACAAAATATCTAAGGAtatttttctaaatttttcCGAAAAATATAACATACATAACAACTTAACCATGGTTGACTAACTTCGATCGTCAGCACGCGGAGATGGAGCTAGCGAGGAAAGCTACATAACATGTCAACGTTGAGTTATTTATATTTATCGTCTACTCTGTAAATCTCCGATTTCTCCACATCAAATCTGGCTCTCTTTTCTTGGACTTTCCgttcaaaagaaaaatggagactAGAACTCTGGAAATCGATCTTCAGTATGCTAAGGACCTGAACAATGTCAACCTTATCACCAAGATGGATGTTTATGTTGTTGTTTCAATCTCCGGTGGTGCTATGAACTCTAAGCAGAAGACCAAGTCGCCGGTGGATCACGACGGCAACTCTAACCCCACGTGGAATTTCCCCATGAAGTTCACGGTGGATGAGGCGGCGCTGCAGCAGAACCGCCTCACGCTTGATTTCAAGCTCGTATGCGAGAGGGCTTTGGGTGACAAAGACATCGGTGAAGTCAACGTTCCCATTAAAGAACTCTTCGATTCCCCGGCGAAGGGCGAGGGGAAGCATATTTTGAGCTACCAGGTGAGGAAACCCAGTGGGAAGCCCAAAGGTCAACTCACTTTTGCGTATAAATTCGGCGAGAAAACCGCCGCAGCGCTGCCGTACGCCGCGGAGCCCGTGCCCATGACGGCTTACCCAGCTGGATCCAGTGCGCCATACCCCCCGCCGCCACCCGGAGTGTACCCACCTCCAGTGGCGTCGTCGGAAGCTGGGGGACACTATCCACCACCAGCGGGATTTCCGCAGTCAGGAGGGTATCCTCCGTCTGGATATGGGTACCAGCCGCCGCCACAACAAGGATATGGGCACCCACCGCAGCCGGGTTACGGTTACCCACCGCAGCCCGGTTACGGGTATCCTCCGCCGCCGGGGTATGGATACCCACCGCAGCCAGTGCAGCAACCGCCAAAGAAGAACAAGTTTGGACTGGGATTAGGTGCCGGATTATTGGGTGGCGCACTTGGAGGTTTGCTGATCGGAGATATCATTTCCGATGGCGGTGGATGCGGTGGCGGATGTGGCGGAGGATGCGGCGGTGGCTAATTGCTGTGGTGGATTTG from Primulina eburnea isolate SZY01 chromosome 6, ASM2296580v1, whole genome shotgun sequence encodes:
- the LOC140833829 gene encoding protein SRC2-like, with protein sequence METRTLEIDLQYAKDLNNVNLITKMDVYVVVSISGGAMNSKQKTKSPVDHDGNSNPTWNFPMKFTVDEAALQQNRLTLDFKLVCERALGDKDIGEVNVPIKELFDSPAKGEGKHILSYQVRKPSGKPKGQLTFAYKFGEKTAAALPYAAEPVPMTAYPAGSSAPYPPPPPGVYPPPVASSEAGGHYPPPAGFPQSGGYPPSGYGYQPPPQQGYGHPPQPGYGYPPQPGYGYPPPPGYGYPPQPVQQPPKKNKFGLGLGAGLLGGALGGLLIGDIISDGGGCGGGCGGGCGGG